A single genomic interval of Dysidea avara chromosome 8, odDysAvar1.4, whole genome shotgun sequence harbors:
- the LOC136263023 gene encoding uncharacterized protein translates to MPHPLPADLFTYCNKSVNDTELKRSLRMLYIESDNVIDLLEMVCTKVVCGENCDILTQTLTDNPDEQNSAVLGQLRTLRGQLLLLDDHCTTDSNTEDNTTTSPSILCETIQSKLHQLVKNISDHLELENCGCTRYSICDYTHGEMIAKPEEGPVEQFPCELYKTVARTQSNLDMIRRKRSKSSKK, encoded by the exons ATGCCTCACCCATTGCCTGCTGACTTGTTTACTTACTGCAACAAGTCAGTGAATGACACAGAACTAAAGAGGAGCTTGCGAATGCTCTACATAGAATCAGACAATGTGATAGATCTGCTGGAGATGGTGTGCACCAAAGTA GTGTGTGGAGAGAACTGTGATATACTAACACAAACCTTGACAGACAATCCAGATGAACAGAATAGTGCTGTCTTAGGACAATTGCGGACATTAAGAGGACAACTTTTGCTACTAGATGATCATTGTACAACTGACAGCAACACAGAAGATAATACAACCACTTCACCATCCATACTGTGTGAAACTATCCAAAGTAAACTCCATCAGCTTGTTAAGAATATATCTGACCAT CTTGAACTTGAGAATTGTGGATGTACTAGATACTCTATATGTGACTACACACATGGTGAAATGATTGCAAAACCTGAAGAAGGTCCTGTGGAACAATTTCCTTGTGAACTCTACAAAACTGTAGCACGCACTCAGAGTAATCTGGATATGATACGCAGAAAGCGGTCAAAGTCATCAAAAAAATAA